One Hordeum vulgare subsp. vulgare chromosome 4H, MorexV3_pseudomolecules_assembly, whole genome shotgun sequence DNA window includes the following coding sequences:
- the LOC123446993 gene encoding inactive protein RESTRICTED TEV MOVEMENT 2-like, producing MAAARNYVDFVPSHDLLEDAAKQTLVVNLPGFKKEHLRVQIDSYGRLRISGERPLEDGQWSRFRKEFQVSEGCDASGIRARFEKDGVLHVTMPRLTPLEDDPKAAADAAADAEAARHAAAAAEEKRRQEEMEEEDARKRHAGEEDDYASDEGEGARQAASAGRQAYGFARDRSRSGMVRALLLAVAVALVGVAGLYARYRWMDPSAETAPADGAIVGLSDH from the exons ATGGCCGCCGCACGGAACTACGTCGACTTCGTCCCGTCGCACGACCTCCTCGAGGACGCCGCCAAGCAGACCCTCGTCGTCAACCTCCCTG GGTTCAAGAAGGAGCACCTGAGGGTGCAGATCGACAGCTACGGCCGGCTGAGGATCAGCGGCGAGCGGCCGCTCGAGGACGGCCAGTGGAGCCGCTTCCGCAAGGAGTTCCAGGTCTCCGAGGGCTGCGACGCCAGCGGCATCCGCGCCAGGTTCGAGAAGGACGGCGTCCTCCACGTCACCATGCCCAGGCTCACGCCCCTCGAGGACGACCCAAAGGCCGCGGCGGACGCCGCCGCCGACGCAGAAGCTGCGCGGCACGCCGCCGCTGCTGCAGAAGAGAAGAGGCggcaggaggagatggaggaggaggacgcgAGGAAGCGTCATGCGGGCGAGGAGGACGATTACGCCAGCGACGAAGGCGAAGGCGCACGCCAGGCGGCGTCTGCCGGCCGGCAGGCGTACGGCTTCGCCCGGGACCGGAGCAGGAGCGGGATGGTGCGGGCACTGCTCCTCGCCGTGGCGGTGGCCTTGGTTGGCGTTGCTGGCCTGTATGCTCGGTACAGGTGGATGGATCCGTCGGCTGAGACGGCGCCGGCAGATGGTGCCATCGTCGGCCTCTCTGACCATTGA